Proteins from a genomic interval of Candidatus Bathyarchaeota archaeon:
- a CDS encoding FAD-binding oxidoreductase yields the protein MTEYDAVIVGAGIIGLATAYHVKKQRPNDRILVIDKMSTAGQGNTAKSAAMFRCFFYSRTNLTLVDTTVEFFKHVQTQLGVDLRLRWAGYLWLFSKEHYRIIEPLLKSMAESGLEYEVYEKEDLTKRLNLRTEVAKDEEAQMMRLADVEKGVFVPKAGSIDIDLLVQFYEAEFKKLGGEIQYNTIAEKILVDPEEPLGMPDEPFFWQKSRAAGVNTNKGTIKAKKTIIAAGVWANTLLHQIGVYAPMEPIKRQLFSVQASTTELRQLLNVEGFNAENCMPFTILPEPAVYIKPALEENAFWLSYGDHFPRAFKLEDDPQPEENFYRYGIYQVVTKYFPQFLGAQPYGSWAGQYALNTIDGQPVIFEENDLLVVGSCSGSGNMKGDALGRIAAALYMGEEHANLFGNKEFKVDDLGIAKRNVEPEKLII from the coding sequence ATGACAGAATATGACGCTGTTATTGTAGGCGCAGGCATAATCGGACTGGCAACCGCTTATCACGTGAAAAAACAACGACCCAACGACAGAATTCTAGTCATAGATAAGATGAGCACAGCTGGCCAAGGAAATACGGCCAAGAGTGCTGCCATGTTTAGATGTTTCTTCTATTCTCGCACAAACCTCACTCTGGTGGACACCACAGTTGAATTCTTTAAGCATGTTCAAACCCAACTAGGGGTAGATTTGAGGTTGAGATGGGCTGGCTATTTGTGGCTGTTCTCAAAAGAGCATTACAGAATAATAGAGCCTCTTCTCAAATCGATGGCGGAAAGCGGTCTTGAATATGAAGTGTATGAAAAAGAAGACTTGACGAAACGGCTTAATCTCAGAACAGAAGTAGCAAAGGATGAGGAAGCACAAATGATGAGATTGGCAGATGTGGAAAAAGGAGTGTTTGTTCCCAAAGCAGGGTCGATCGACATAGACTTGCTAGTTCAGTTCTACGAAGCAGAGTTCAAAAAACTCGGCGGAGAAATTCAATACAACACAATAGCAGAGAAGATACTAGTAGACCCGGAAGAGCCGTTAGGCATGCCGGACGAACCCTTTTTCTGGCAAAAATCAAGAGCCGCTGGAGTCAACACCAACAAAGGCACAATAAAAGCTAAGAAAACAATTATTGCTGCCGGCGTATGGGCGAACACACTGCTTCATCAAATTGGAGTTTACGCGCCGATGGAACCTATAAAGCGCCAACTTTTTTCTGTACAAGCATCAACAACAGAATTAAGACAACTATTAAATGTAGAAGGCTTCAATGCAGAAAACTGTATGCCTTTCACAATCTTGCCAGAACCTGCAGTCTACATAAAACCAGCTTTAGAGGAAAACGCTTTCTGGCTAAGCTATGGCGACCACTTTCCACGGGCTTTCAAATTAGAAGATGACCCGCAACCTGAAGAAAACTTCTACCGCTATGGAATATATCAGGTAGTCACAAAATATTTCCCTCAGTTTTTGGGAGCTCAACCTTATGGCTCTTGGGCAGGTCAATATGCGCTTAACACCATTGATGGACAACCTGTTATTTTCGAAGAAAACGATTTGTTGGTGGTCGGGAGTTGTAGCGGAAGTGGAAACATGAAAGGTGACGCTCTAGGCAGAATCGCTGCAGCTTTGTACATGGGTGAAGAACACGCAAACCTTTTTGGAAACAAGGAATTCAAAGTAGATGACCTTGGCATTGCAAAACGTAATGTAGAACCGGAAAAACTCATTATCTAG